A genomic region of Acidobacteriota bacterium contains the following coding sequences:
- the lpxB gene encoding lipid-A-disaccharide synthase: MGNARNLMVVAGEHSGDRHAAALVRAFGRTGAAASWFGAGGPALAGEGAEILVPMERLAVVGIGEVLSRLPSLWRDMGLLKEALSARRPDAVVLVDFPDFNFRLARKARALGIPVVYYITPQVWAWRKGRARFLRDAVDLCLVIFPFEETFLRERGVNVRFVGHPLAELAGPPSPRGAFLGRHGLPLDKPVVALLPGSRASEVRRNLPILAEAGSLLAGRRPGISLLVPWAEGLPDSLWEPFAGGPLRRVAGEYLDVLGHADAAAVASGTATLEAALMGVPQVIVYRVKKITYEVGRRLVRIPRVGLPNVVLEREAVPERIQDAFTGPGVCGELERMLADGVQAKDRAAAIAAEVRNKLGEGQASARAARALVEFVEGIRRPSGPCRP, translated from the coding sequence ATGGGGAACGCGCGGAACCTGATGGTGGTGGCCGGGGAGCACTCGGGCGACCGGCACGCGGCGGCCCTGGTCCGGGCCTTCGGCCGGACGGGCGCCGCGGCCTCCTGGTTCGGCGCCGGAGGGCCCGCCCTGGCGGGAGAGGGGGCCGAGATCCTCGTTCCCATGGAGCGCCTCGCGGTGGTCGGGATCGGAGAGGTCCTGTCCCGTCTCCCCTCCCTTTGGCGGGACATGGGGCTCCTCAAGGAGGCGCTGAGCGCGCGGAGGCCCGACGCCGTCGTCCTGGTGGACTTCCCCGACTTCAACTTCAGGCTGGCCCGAAAGGCGCGGGCCCTCGGGATCCCGGTGGTGTACTACATCACGCCCCAAGTCTGGGCCTGGAGGAAGGGCCGGGCGCGGTTCTTGAGGGACGCGGTGGACCTTTGCCTCGTGATCTTTCCCTTCGAAGAGACCTTCCTGCGGGAGCGCGGCGTGAACGTCCGGTTCGTCGGCCACCCGCTCGCGGAGCTGGCCGGGCCGCCCTCCCCCCGGGGGGCCTTCCTCGGCCGGCACGGACTGCCCCTGGACAAGCCCGTGGTGGCGCTGCTGCCGGGAAGCCGCGCCTCGGAGGTCCGGCGCAACCTGCCCATCCTCGCCGAAGCGGGATCCCTCCTCGCCGGGCGCCGGCCCGGGATCTCCCTGCTGGTGCCCTGGGCGGAGGGCCTTCCCGATTCCCTTTGGGAACCCTTCGCGGGCGGTCCGCTCCGCCGGGTGGCCGGCGAATACCTGGACGTGCTGGGCCACGCGGACGCTGCCGCCGTGGCCTCGGGGACGGCCACCCTCGAAGCCGCCCTGATGGGCGTTCCGCAGGTGATCGTCTATCGCGTGAAGAAGATCACCTACGAGGTGGGCCGCCGCCTCGTGAGAATCCCAAGGGTGGGTCTGCCGAACGTCGTGCTGGAACGGGAGGCCGTCCCCGAACGGATCCAGGACGCTTTCACGGGCCCGGGCGTGTGCGGGGAGCTGGAGCGGATGCTGGCGGACGGGGTGCAGGCGAAGGACCGGGCCGCCGCCATCGCCGCGGAGGTCCGAAACAAATTGGGCGAAGGCCAAGCCTCCGCCCGTGCGGCGCGCGCGCTGGTCGAATTCGTGGAGGGGATCAGACGGCCTTCTGGACCTTGCCGGCCTTGA